From one Astatotilapia calliptera chromosome 10, fAstCal1.2, whole genome shotgun sequence genomic stretch:
- the LOC113031058 gene encoding heat shock protein beta-11-like has product MLCPSVIQMSPATMTPFLDLHWPVRSLWPETRPLFYHIEREMIRHMQEMKQSIEFMERLHQKIFEEIDQTSSCTGVFKPIAFQELGRDGTTFALSLDTKEFSPEELSVKQVGRKLRVSGRTEKKQEDGKGCYTYKCQEFRQEFDLPDGVDPEAVTCSLLGGQLQIQAPRENPANDGKERIVPISFTSAPAVTASASSAGAEGSGTSTSESTPTEKN; this is encoded by the coding sequence ATGTTGTGCCCCAGTGTCATCCAGATGTCCCCCGCCACCATGACGCCTTTCCTGGACCTGCACTGGCCCGTCCGCAGCCTGTGGCCCGAGACCCGGCCGCTTTTCTACCACATCGAGCGGGAGATGATCCGTCACatgcaggagatgaagcagagCATCGAGTTCATGGAGCGGCTGCACCAGAAGATCTTTGAGGAGATCGATCAGACATCCTCCTGCACGGGGGTCTTCAAGCCCATCGCCTTCCAGGAGCTGGGGAGGGACGGCACCACCTTTGCCCTCAGCCTGGACACGAAGGAGTTCTCCCCGGAGGAGCTGTCGGTGAAGCAGGTGGGCCGCAAGCTGAGGGTGAGTGGCAGAACGGAGAAGAAGCAGGAGGACGGGAAGGGCTGCTACACCTACAAGTGCCAGGAGTTCAGGCAGGAGTTCGACCTGCCGGACGGCGTCGACCCCGAGGCCGTCACCTGCTCGCTGTTGGGAGGCCAGCTGCAGATTCAGGCGCCGCGGGAGAACCCCGCCAACGACGGGAAGGAGAGGATCGTCCCCATCAGCTTCACCTCAGCCCCGGCCGTCACCGCCTCCGCCTCCAGCGCTGGAGCAGAGGGGAGCGGCACCTCCACCTCAGAGAGCACCCCCACAGAGAAAAACTGA
- the LOC113031038 gene encoding dynein regulatory complex subunit 2-like — translation MSKKMKKSVGKSDEERQVHLQQRAQAEEELKKKKEETLGLFLKDKLQKEQRNTAVNLLKLHDGWRAILRQTRDAELRHDIIVLQQTFERTLDDLDSIVQKLVGDVQETERQEAHMQRFHLHHMEALWALQAARLQGLQQQWERALEDVSASVSSQRQQMLEQSQQQEIQLQELTLTAELHNTDAMNDIRMLLEDTLAMYTCSLEEQVAALEGREEVSDATQTSLEHLQKSIVKVTQLEKQLADKQKKISEDLKTTKKLEDAVRRLREKMISNKAENSSLEEDLTATIHELNCRSHALQDHLTQSHTAARKRLTELTVQGDAAAKNLQAVVTKGERVLRAADICHRLETQHDTLLTSSSSQRTDECQQDTPAKDVCRFPELQQLRRSCSSAVLQREALRKHSKDLRRENEQLQLLLRQHDHHAHLPPLHVARAPTTTSTTPAARGRSHVTVIEAAHAVLKQ, via the exons ATGtcaaagaagatgaagaagagtgTGGGGAAGTCTGACGAGGAGAGACAGGTGCACCTGCAGCAGCGCGCTCAGGCtgaggaggagctgaagaagaagaaggaggagacgCTCGGCCTGTTCCTGAAG GACAAGCTGCAGAAGGAGCAGAGGAACACTGCTGTGAACCTGCTGAAGCTCCACGACGGCTGGAGGGCAATCCTCCGCCAGACCAGGGATGCCGAGCTGCGCCATGACATCATCGTGCTCCAGCAGACGTTTGAGAGGACGCTGGACGACCTGGACAGCATCGTCCAG AAGCTGGTGGGCGACGTGCAGGAGACGGAGCGCCAGGAGGCGCACATGCAGCGCTTCCACCTGCACCACATGGAGGCGCTGTGGGCGCTGCAGGCCGCACGGCTGCAGGGTCTGCAGCAGCAGTGGGAGCGTGCCCTGGAGGACGTCAGCGCCAGCGTCAGCTCTCAGAG GCAGCAGATGTTGGAGCAGTCTCAGCAGCAGGAGATCCAGCTGCAGGAGCTGACCCTGACGGCGGAGTTGCACAACACGGACGCCATGAATGACATCAGGATGCTGCTCGAGGACACGCTGGCGATGTACACGTGCTCTCTGGAGGAGCAG GTGGCTGCTCTGGAGGGCAGGGAGGAGGTGAGTGACGCCACCCAGACGAGCTTAGAGCACCTGCAGAAAAGTATCGTCAAGGTAACGCAGCTCGAGAAGCAGCTcgcagacaaacagaagaagatcaGCGAAGACTTGAAGACCACCAAGAAGCTGGAG GACGCCGTCCGCAGGCTGAGGGAGAAGATGATCTCCAACAAGGCAGAAAACAGCTCGCTGGAAGAGGACCTGACCGCCACCATACATGAGCTCAACTGCAGGTCTCACGCACTCCAGGACCACCTGACCCAGTCGCACACGGCGGCGAGGAAGAGGCTCACCGAGCTCACCGTCCAGGGTGACGCCGCCGCCAAGAACCTGCAGGCCGTCGTCACCAAG GGCGAGAGGGTTCTACGGGCCGCGGACATCTGCCACCGGCTGGAGACGCAACACGACACGTTactgacatcatcatcatcacaacgCACAGACGAGTGCCAACAGGACACGCCAGCAAAG GACGTCTGTAGGTTCCCGGAACTGCAGCAGCTGCGGCGGAGCTGCAGCAGTGCTGTGCTGCAGCGTGAAGCTCTGAGGAAGCACAGCAAGGACCTGAGGCGTGAGAAcgaacagctgcagcttttgcTGCGTCAGCATGACCACCACGCCCACTTGCCCCCGCTCCACGTGGCCCGAGCTCcgaccaccaccagcaccacacCTGCTGCGAGGGGTAGGAGCCACGTCACGGTCATCGAAGCTGCCCACGCCGTCTTGAAGCAGTGa
- the LOC113031041 gene encoding LOW QUALITY PROTEIN: protein FAM53C-like (The sequence of the model RefSeq protein was modified relative to this genomic sequence to represent the inferred CDS: inserted 1 base in 1 codon), producing the protein MPESSYWQLCPPSKSGLQGGLLSSSFPPGPSALVPPDAHLQESGDPLDGAPSQPLPQHRPLAPSTSASELSLPGAPVPPPGPGPPPPPPPPPKRHCRSLSVPEDLSRCRYTWRPSASRVWTPVSRQQCHGGAGGGVTGGGVAGGGVGVGVTGGGACPLRAPSSSLNSSLHSSSSPTFFSLALSPDSPLPWSFPWDPSEAAXGGGACCCFFPSPSSCSSSPSPLHPPPPPQRRFSLSPVLIRDSAASTFLPPPPAPSQAAAAPPPGCVTTAGGVTAGGPVPASPSSACSTPSSLRRSLPPQLPRCHSQPCDLLLLKPGLKRRRDPDRPCARPVLDFTKMTQTRSIDPQCLERGGGRLACGGDLCMGMEPFMGDFRGSCSPAECLGRTSIGPLSESDEECREDDEGEEEADEREAAQQAVFERDCTELDLNLIEEN; encoded by the exons ATGCCTG agAGCAGCTACTGGCAGCTCTGCCCTCCCTCCAAGTCCGGCCTGCAGGGGGGGTTGCTGAGCTCTAGTTTCCCGCCCGGCCCCTCGGCGCTGGTGCCGCCTGATGCTCACCTGCAGGAGAGTGGCGACCCCCTGGACGGGGCCCCTTCTCAGCCGCTGCCGCAGCACCGCCCCCTGGCGCCCAGCACCTCAGCGTCCGAGCTGTCCCTCCCCGGAGCGCCGGTGCCCCCTCCAGGCCCTGGACCCCCacccccccctcctccaccacccAAACGACACTGCCGCTCGCTGTCGGTGCCCGAGGACCTGTCGCGCTGCCGCTACACGTGGCGGCCCAGTGCCTCGCGAGTCTGGACGCCCGTCAGCCGCCAGCAGTGCCACGGTGGAGCAGGGGGAGGGGTCACAGGGGGAGGGGTCGCCGGAGGGGGTGTAGGGGTGGGAGTGACAGGGGGCGGAGCCTGTCCTCTCCGCGCCCCCAGCTCCTCCCTGAACTCGTCGCTGCACTCCTCGTCCAGCCCCACCTTTTTTAGCCTCGCGCTGTCGCCGGACTCGCCACTACCGTGGAGCTTCCCCTGGGACCCCAGTGAGGCAG GCGGGGGAGgagcctgctgctgcttcttcccctccccctcctcttgctcctcctctccctccccacTTCACCCGCCCCCGCCTCCTCAGCGGCGTTTCTCCCTCTCCCCGGTGCTCATCAGAGACTCTGCTGCCTCCACCTTCCTGCCCCCGCCTCCAGCGCCCAGCCAAGCGGCAGCGGCGCCTCCACCTGGCTGCGTCACGACGGCGGGCGGCGTGACCGCGGGCGGCCCTGTTCCCGCCTCGCCCTCATCGGCCTGCAGCACGCCGTCGTCTCTGCGCCGCAGCCTCCCGCCGCAGCTACCGCGCTGCCACTCGCAGCCATGTGACCTGCTGCTCCTGAAACCGGGTCTGAAGAGACGCCGCGACCCCGACAGACCCTGCGCCCGGCCCGTCCTCGACTTCACCAAGATGACACAG ACGCGCAGCATCGACCCGCAGTGTCTGGAGCGTGGCGGCGGCAGGCTGGCCTGCGGCGGCGACCTCTGCATGGGCATGGAGCCCTTCATGGGTGACTTCCGGGGCTCCTGCTCGCCGGCCGAGTGCCTGGGCAGGACCAGCATCGGGCCGCTGAGCGAGAGCGACGAGGAGTGCCGCGAGGACGAcgaaggagaggaggaagcagaCGAGCGTGAGGCGGCGCAGCAGGCGGTGTTCGAGCGGGACTGTACAGAGCTGGACTTGAACTTAATAGAAGAAAACTGA